One window of the Populus nigra chromosome 4, ddPopNigr1.1, whole genome shotgun sequence genome contains the following:
- the LOC133690559 gene encoding transcription factor MYB93-like, whose translation MGRSPCCNENGLKKGPWTPEEDEKLVGHIKKHGQGSWRALPKLAGLNRCGKSCRLRWTNYLRPDIKRGKFSQDEEQTILHLHSIHGNKWSAIATHLPGRTDNEIKNFWNTHLKKKLIQMGFDPMTHQPITDFFASLPQLMALANLREPMEHHPLDEHAIGLQAEALQLAKLQYLQCLLQSAASLIPSANSYDQNGITDLEVLNLLNSIPPIKENTVLNSSEFENQGSYHFGNATSQLLHHPSLLSAPQVPFSYQPSLNTEMGQAPFLTTILSQGDRNPSDSSWVLPSPTLAPQAATETSRSNPGDASSISSSYGGVTSWPELLFEGPIMHDIS comes from the exons TCTCCCTGTTGCAATGAGAATGGCCTCAAAAAAGGACCATGGACTCCTGAAGAAGACGAAAAGCTTGTTGGTCACATCAAAAAACATGGTCAGGGAAGCTGGAGAGCTCTCCCAAAGCTTGCAG GTCTTAATAGATGTGGCAAGAGCTGTAGGTTAAGGTGGACAAATTACTTGAGACCTGATATAAAGAGAGGCAAATTTTCTCAAGATGAAGAGCAAACGATTCTACATCTTCATTCAATTCATGGAAACAA ATGGTCAGCTATTGCTACCCATCTACCAGGCCGGACGGACAATGAAATTAAGAATTTCTGGAACACCCATTTGAAGAAGAAGCTGATTCAAATGGGTTTTGATCCAATGACCCACCAGCCAATAACTGACTTCTTTGCTAGCTTGCCTCAGCTCATGGCCCTCGCTAACCTGAGAGAACCAATGGAGCATCATCCATTAGATGAACATGCCATAGGATTGCAAGCAGAAGCTCTACAGTTAGCTAAGCTTCAGTATTTACAGTGTCTTCTCCAGTCAGCAGCTTCATTAATCCCCTCCGCCAACTCTTATGACCAAAACGGCATTACAGACCTGGAAGTTCTCAATCTGTTGAATTCAATTCCACCCATAAAAGAAAACACAGTACTAAATTCATCAGAATTTGAGAATCAAGGCTCATATCACTTTGGAAATGCTACCTCTCAACTACTCCACCATCCAAGTTTATTGTCTGCCCCACAAGTCCCTTTCAGTTATCAACCATCTTTGAATACTGAGATGGGTCAAGCTCCATTTTTAACTACAATTCTCAGCCAGGGAGATAGAAACCCATCTGATTCTTCATGGGTGCTTCCTTCTCCTACGCTTGCTCCTCAAGCTGCTACCGAGACTTCCAGAAGCAATCCAGGTGATGCTAGCAGCATTTCTTCTAGCTATGGTGGAGTAACTTCTTGGCCCGAGCTTCTTTTTGAAGGTCCTATTATGCATGATATTTCCTAG